The nucleotide window CCAATCCTACTCAAAGCTCTCAAAGTTCATCCAATTTCACATAGATATCTGATTTTCATAGCCTATTTCCATAATTCTaatgaattcaatttttatactttttaccAATTGCAATCCTAAAAATCGTGTGAAAAGAGTTTTTTTCCATATATCATTTGAATGTATGGGTTTAGCCACATGATAAATGAACAATATTAACTTTACAAAGCTCTCAGGAAATGGTCCAAGGTCCAAATTCGGTAGATCACAACATACGTATGACATTGCAAAATAGGATAtaaattcttactttttttacatccaagattttttttgttgaatcaCAAACCAACTccattgaaattttaatatatcagtAACTCATGAAATCAGACAACTAACATTTCAGTCTCACCTTGTGAATAAGCTTATCTGTTGCACGGATCTCAATTACTTGGGATCTTTTCTTAACGTCAGGTGCATGAATACCTTTCTTTGATTGAAATTTCCCCAGTACTTTTCGTTTGCCATCAGATGGTGCCTGATTATTATGATTAACTATCTTCATAGACTGCTCAGGATTCCCAGAGGAGATCACAGCTGATTCATGGTTAGGTTGATCATCCCTGAATTGCACCTGGAAATAGTGAAGACATTGACACCATGCATGCAAATATCATATCTAAGGAGccgaaattcaaattattatacTCATCTGATAAACAGAAAGAacaatgaaggaaaaaaataatatctaaaactTTACACAGAATCTTATGTAACAACTCAGTAATTCTGTGGAAATGAACAATTATCTAACAAGGATCATTCgaatgatcatatttttgtaagaagaaaaaaataataattatcattctGAATCATATTTCTTGACTTGCTATCTGAAACTGGAACTAACAAAGTTATAGTTctctcaaaaaattataaattcaccAACAGCGAAAAAGATTAGATAAATCAACTTTTTGCCAATTATAATGTCACCTTCCACTAAAACTTGTACACTTAGCATTTGAATTTCAAAAGTAAACATAAATTCAATGTAAAAATAGAATTTCTCAAATCCTTTGTACCACATAAACCACCACCTCACAGACAGAAAGAacaaattatgatattatcatgGTCATAAATCCTAAGtcgaaagattaaaaaaatcttgCACAAAACAAACGGATGACAATCCAATGAAAACCGCTGTATCAGTTGCATTGCCAAAATTACCCTAACACTGCCAATTGTTGTCACTGGACACAAAATTCAGGTAGGTAGGAACTAAACTTAAATCAGAagattcaaaatcatttttggTAGTTCAGTTCTTAACTTTAAGTCTCATCAGGTAAAATAAGATGATAAGGAACTACAATATGGCAAAATTTTgccttaattgaaaaaattggaCCACATTAATTAACTCCACTGGGCTTTGACACATTTCAGAGcagtttattaaattataggCCACACttaattatgtgaaaaaaaaaaaattctgataaCCGTGTCTGAACACTAATGCTTAATACATAACTCCTCTTTCAGTTAAAAATTTTCTCCAAACATTTCTCCAGTTTTGTACCCATTGTATTTAGCAGTAGTTTCATTATGTTAAAGGATTTGGTGGGGTCAGATATCTTTGGACAATCAATATTTGACACATTATTTTTAAAGTGTAATACAGTGAAgcagagaaaaaatgaaaaataattaaccaTTTCACCTTGTACTGCTTCTACTTACCAGCAATGGAGAAGGAAGAGTTACAGAAGAAGGTTGAATGTGTGACACATATTTCCGGGATTGTGTTCCTGGAGAAGGTAGACTATATGGAACATATTTCTGAGATTTTGAGACTGAAGAATGAGAATTTTTCACTCTTTTTGGGACTGTATTGCCAACTGAATCAGGAGCAAAGCCTGGAAGAAAGCTGGAAGCATCCACTTTTCCATAAAGTGGTTCTTGGGCATGGTGAGCACCTTTCCGCCATTCCCTACATCAAATGTGCCATCAACAAAGCGTAAGAATATCAACCACAAACTGAGTTAAcataataatcaaaacaaagaaaaacaaactacAGCATAGCAAAATGAATACTAAAAGGATTACAAAGACCTTATCATTTTAATTGACTTGTCAGAGTTGATTTGCAAAAGAAGTTCTCCATGTTCCGTATCGGTAACATTAAGTTCCTTTCTCAATTCAGTAATAAGCCCTTCCTTGCCCTGTGCAGTGACAAGGGTTTTTTGGGTGATTATGGCAGACCAGTGAAGATAAATTCGAAGTATAACATGCACGATCAAGGCAATTCATACAACTTGATGATGCACAGTAGGGAAACATAATGGTCAAAAACACAATAGCATACCCATGAAAGGAGATCAGATTGGGCAATGAAAGCCCTCAAAACATAACAGTATGCCTCTTTCTCCATACAGTGAATTTGAAACTTTATGTCTTCATCCATTCGACCAAGTTCTGCCACTGAAAAATTTCGCTAACATGAGCATAGAGAagatgatttattttttctgacCAATATATCTTCAAACAAGTTCCGATGTAAGCATTAATCTAATCACTAAATATTACAGAAACTCATATCTGCCCCGCTATAGcaagggaaaaaatataaaaagagctTTGGGAGCTTTAATCtgctaaaaaaagaaaaaagcagcAACAGTAGTTAGAGAGATAGAAATTACATCTCCATTTCAGTTGCTGACAAGGTAAAAAGAAGTAAACAGAAATTTAAGTCACTCTGCCCAACGAATATAGAGACATGAATATCACTCTCTTGATAATGCCTTGTACCAAAAATAAAGAGACAAAGAAAAGGAACTAAACGAAAGTTCTTGTTTCGAAATTTTTTGGACTTACAATTGACCCACAAGAAGGTACTTTATTATCAAGGCAAAGCTCAACTATTTGCAGCAAAATATTTTAAAGCAGAATCCAAgcaataatcttttttttttttttttaagatcaGAGTGGCTTCTAATAAATTGtatgtgaatttttaaacctttttacaTTAATTTCTGTCTTTTAATCCggtaataatagaaaaatgtatgtgtgtgtgtgcgctccataataatgtttaatcattattagtttttattgaAGAGTAAGAAATATCCAGCAAGTCAAATCCCAGGCCAAGTTCATGATTATTAAGTTAACAACCATGACAAGCGCTGCATAGAAGTGGGTCTCAGCTGTTATGAAGATCCCAGACAAACCGTATACACAAATGCAGATGGTCACTCTCATTCTCTTTCCGTCAtattatattctttattttaatgTCCTC belongs to Mangifera indica cultivar Alphonso chromosome 2, CATAS_Mindica_2.1, whole genome shotgun sequence and includes:
- the LOC123209721 gene encoding protein EMSY-LIKE 3-like; protein product: MAYINHNRAMAELGRMDEDIKFQIHCMEKEAYCYVLRAFIAQSDLLSWGKEGLITELRKELNVTDTEHGELLLQINSDKSIKMIREWRKGAHHAQEPLYGKVDASSFLPGFAPDSVGNTVPKRVKNSHSSVSKSQKYVPYSLPSPGTQSRKYVSHIQPSSVTLPSPLLVQFRDDQPNHESAVISSGNPEQSMKIVNHNNQAPSDGKRKVLGKFQSKKGIHAPDVKKRSQVIEIRATDKLIHKVERTIYGTKNPNPVQIEEAKLTLREHERALLDALGKLADVSDDEPPYEMQHHYHSHKEHPGNGQGIEAHCNFYRQAGGFHGYHSEAFGQMKSVRMGVSFLDVQGDEDTP